From the genome of Anopheles moucheti chromosome 3, idAnoMoucSN_F20_07, whole genome shotgun sequence, one region includes:
- the LOC128302439 gene encoding semaphorin-1A — MSDPINRSKCSERKEPHRNSSRRMAQRREQLLMHLTRSVLATVLIAFVVRVDSWVPDVQSKIRIPYDATVPSFFGNSTDYYKLLDQNENTLLIGARNAMYNITIDQLVELSNQRVTWPSSDAHRELCTLKGKHEQDCQNYIRVFARVNANRIMICGTNSFKPLCRFYNILPGNGSLVYDNNEMEAQGRCPYNPQHNSTYVYTDGQLYAGTVADFSGADPLIYREPQRTEQFDSKQLNQPAFVSAIEYNGYVMFFYREVAMEYMNCGKAIYSRVSRVCKNDKGGPYPFQDKWTSFLKTRLNCSIPGEYPFYFDELQATTNTITGTYGGMRNKIIYGIMTTPENAIGGSAVCAFSVEDIMEAFEGPFKAQRDIHSNWLQVPPSSVPEPRPGKCVDDSRTLPKALVNFVKTNNLMDNSVPSLHSRPVFTRVSLYYRLSAIAVDPQVKALDGNRYDVIFVGTNDGKVIKFVNILSANSSDDVRTVVISETQAFSPGTKINEMTISKKNSALIVISSGKIISLPLHNCNEHSFKTCRKCLELQDPYCAWDDLNRDCKPIEDVHASGASIDQFYQRLDGERIGEICRKYDHQEPTVHTYEDNDVYTRIDGSGAVEKPDKSFDQRNVLIVHSNHGTVSSVGPEDIDNEISMSSMEGDELTNRIINTHQYHHKPDTFVKENLRFAAGNWSIFVVIIVLTALVGMGAGYMLTRKMSKGQACEHRNQWHSGKSLSMLSQNRTNGKDVNLLMNTTNQYHTQQQAIVQQLQQHHQNNCKDNIDFDYKDRSVECKNSTENLEKDISKGMGTLQKTRHLKTFKP; from the exons ATGTCCGATCCGATAAATAGAAGCAAGTGCAGTGAACGCAAGGAACCACACAGAAATAGCAGCCGGAGGATGGCGCAACGGAGAGAACAGTTGCTGATGCACCTGACGAGAAGCGTTCTAGCGACGGTGCTCATCGCGTTCGTCGTGCGAGTTGACAGTTGGGTGCCAGATGTCCAGAGCAAGATACGCATCCCATACG ATGCCACCGTGCCGTCGTTTTTCGGTAACAGCACCGATTATTATAAGTTGCTCGATCAGAACGAAAACACGTTACTCATCGGTGCGCGGAATGCGATGTACAACATCACGATCGATCAGCTGGTGGAGTTGAGCAACCAGCGGGTAACTTGGCCATCGTCTGACGCACACCGGGAGCTGTGCACGCTGAAAGGCAAGCATGAACAGGACTGTCAGAATTATATCCGCGTGTTCGCACGGGTAAACGCGAACCGGATAATGATCTGCGGAACGAACTCGTTCAAGCCGTTGTGCCGCTTCTACAACATCCTGCCCGGGAATGGGTCGCTGGTATATGACAACAATGAGATGGAAGCGCAAGGACGCTGCCCGTACAATCCGCAACACAACAGCACGTACGTGTACACCGACGGACAGCTATACGCGGGTACGGTAGCCGACTTTTCCGGTGCTGATCCGCTGATCTACCGTGAACCACAGCGCACGGAACAGTTCGATAGCAAACAGCTGAACCAACCGGCGTTCGTCAGTGCGATCGAGTACAACGGGTACGTGATGTTCTTCTACCGTGAGGTAGCGATGGAGTACATGAACTGCGGCAAGGCGATCTATTCGCGCGTGAGTCGCGTGTGTAAAAACGATAAGGGAGGCCCGTACCCCTTCCAGGATAAGTGGACATCGTTCCTGAAGACACGTCTAAACTGTTCCATCCCCGGAGAGTACCCGTTCTACTTTGATGAGCTAC AGGCTACAACGAACACCATCACCGGCACGTACGGAGGAATGCGCAACAAAATCATATACGGCATCATGACAACACCGGAAAACGCGATCGGAGGTTCAGCGGTGTGTGCCTTCTCGGTGGAGGACATTATGGAAGCGTTCGAAGGTCCCTTCAAAGCCCAGCGTGATATACACTCCAACTGGCTGCAGGTGCCGCCGAGTTCGGTTCCAGAGCCACGTCCTGGCAAGTGTGTTGACGACAGTCGCACCCTGCCAAAAGCGCTGGTAAACTtcgtgaaaacgaacaatctGATGGACAATTCGGTGCCCTCGCTACACTCACGACCAGTGTTCACACGCGTCAGTCTCTACTATCGTCTATCGGCAATTGCAGTCGATCCGCAGGTGAAAGCGCTCGATGGTAACCGATACGATGTGATATTCGTCGGTACGAACGACGGCAAGGTGATCAAGTTCGTGAACATACTATCGGCGAACAGTTCGGACGATGTGCGAACGGTTGTGATTAGTGAGACGCAAGCATTCTCACCCGGTACGAAAATTAACGAGATGACGATCTCGAAGAAAAACTCCGCCCTGATCGTGATCAGCAGTGGAAAGATCATTTCGCTTCCACTTCACAACTGCAACGAGCATAGCTTTAAGACCTGCCGGAAGTGCTTGGAGCTGCAGGATCCATACTGTGCCTGGGATGATTTGAATCGGGACTGTAAACCGATCGAGGACGTGCATGCGTCCGGTGCCTCAATCGATCAGTTCTATCAGCGCTTGGATGGTGAACGTATCGGTGAGATCTGCCGGAAGTATGATCACCAAGAGCCGAcggttcatacgtatgaagaCAATGATGTGTATACACGGATCGATGGATCGGGTGCCGTTGAGAAACCGGACAAATCGTTCGACCAGCGTAACGTGCTGATCGTACACTCGAACCACGGTACGGTATCATCGGTTGGGCCGGAAGACATCGACAACGAGATATCGATGTCGTCGATGGAAGGTGACGAGCTAACTAACCGGATCATCAACACGCATCAGTACCATCATAAGCCGG ATACATTCGTAAAGGAAAACTTACGATTCGCGGCCGGCAACTGGTCCATATTTGTGGTGATTATTGTCTTGACTGCACTGGTCGGAATGGGGGCGGGATATATGCTCACGCGGAAGATGAGTAAAGGGCAGGCATGCGAACATCGCAATCAGTG GCATAGCGGGAAAAGCCTTTCGATGCTTTCACAGAACCGCACCAACGGTAAAGATGTAAACCTGCTCATGAACACCACGAATCAGTACCACACGCAGCAGCAAGCGATCGTGCAACAGctacagcagcatcatcaaaACAACTGCAAGGATAACATCGATTTCGATTATAAGGATCGAAGCGTTGAATGCAAAAACTCTACGGAAAACCTCGAGAAGGACATCAGCAAAGGCATGGGCACGCTGCAGAAG